From Candidatus Nealsonbacteria bacterium CG07_land_8_20_14_0_80_39_13:
TTAATCACCGGATTGCCTGAAGAAATTATGATTTCGGAAGAGGACGTAAGAAGGTCAATGGAAAAATCAGTTAAACAGATTGTGGCTGAAGTTAAATTAGCCGTGGAAGAAACTCCGCCGGAATTATTGGCTGATGTGATGGCCAATGGAATATTTCTTTCCGGAGGAGGTTCTCTTTTAAGAGGTTTGGATATTCTGATAGCTAAGGAAACAAAAATTTCAACAAGGCTGGTTGATGACCCGATGACGGCTGTGGTCAGGGGAGCGGGAATAGTTTTGGAGAACCTTGATGAATTGCAAGAGGTGCTGGTGGGCACGGAAAATTTAGAACCGCCCAAGTAAAAAACATGATAAAAGAGGAAGAGGTTAAACATATCGCTGAACTTGCCAGAATCGGCTTAAGCGATGAAAAAATAGGAAAAATATCAAAAGAATTTTTGGAGATTTTGAATTTTGTGGAGAAATTAAAAGGAGCTGATGTTGACGGGGTTGAAGAGGCTGACCATTCAATAAAAGTAGCCAATGTTATGCGGGAGGATTTGGCCATCGATGTCTGTGGAATTAAAGAAACAAATTCGGAGAAATTATTAAAAGAAGCCGGAGAAAGGGAAGGCGATTACGTGAAAGTGAAATCAATTTTCCCAGCCATAGGCTGGTCCGCCTTTGGCGGATAAATTTCCTAATTTTATGGATTTGAAGGAATTAACAATTTCTAAAATTAACAAAGGCCTGTTGGATAAAGAATTTTCCTGTCGGGAAATTTGTCAAGCTTATTTGGGAAGGATAAAAGAAAGAAATAAGGATGTTTTTGCTTTTCTTTCTGTGGATGAAGACGGCGCTTTATTGCAGGCAAAAAAGGTGGATGATTTGATTAGGGACGGTAAAGAGATTTCTCTTTTGAGCGGAATTCCTTTGGCCATAAAAGACAATATCTTGGTTGAGGGAATGAAATGTACAGCCGGCTCAAAGATTTTGAAAAATTATAAAGCTCCTTATGACGCTACGACAGTAAAGAAACTTAAAAAACAAGAAGTGATAATTTTGGGAAAAACAAATTGCGACGAGTTTGCTATGGGTTCTTCAACGGAAAATTCCGCTTTTGGAATAACTAAAAATCCCTGCGATTTAGAAAGAGTTCCCGGCGGTTCGTCGGGCGGTTCAGCGGCTGCCGTAGCTGATGATATGTGCGTTTGTTCGCTTGGTTCAGACACGGGAGGTTCAATACGTCAGCCGGCTTCTTTTTGCGGTATTGTTGGGTTAAAACCGACTTATGGAGCGGTTTCCAGATACGGTTTGATGGCTTACGCCTCTTCCCTTGATCAGATCGGGCCGATGGCCAAGACAATAGAGGATGCAAAAATTATTTTTGAGGCAATCAAAGGAAGAGATAAGATGGATTCCACTAGTGTAGAATTAAATCCCAAATTAAATCCAAAATCCAAAATCCAAAATCTACGGCTTGGAATTCCCAAGGAGTATTTCGTGAAAGGGATGGATGTTGAAGTGGAAAAAGTTGTTAAAAATGCCATTGAGAGCTATAAGAAAATGGGGGCAGAAATAAAAGAAATCAGCCTTCCTCACACCGAATACGCCCTTCCTGTTTATTATATAATAGCGACATCTGAAGCCAGTTCTAATTTAGCCAGATATGATGGAATTCGTTTTGGAAAAGAAGATTCAAAAGACGGCAGTCTTCTTGAGCATTATTTGCGGATTAGGGGGGATGGTTTTGGCGAGGAAGTCAAGCGGAGAATAATGCTCGGGACATATTCTTTGTCGTCAGGGTATTACGACGCTTATTATTTGAGGGCTCAAAAAGTAAGGACTTTGATAAGGCAAGATTTTGAAAAGGCTTTTAATGAAGTTGATTTTATCTTAACTCCGGTTTCTCCGAC
This genomic window contains:
- the gatC gene encoding Asp-tRNA(Asn)/Glu-tRNA(Gln) amidotransferase GatCAB subunit C (allows the formation of correctly charged Asn-tRNA(Asn) or Gln-tRNA(Gln) through the transamidation of misacylated Asp-tRNA(Asn) or Glu-tRNA(Gln) in organisms which lack either or both of asparaginyl-tRNA or glutaminyl-tRNA synthetases; reaction takes place in the presence of glutamine and ATP through an activated phospho-Asp-tRNA(Asn) or phospho-Glu-tRNA; some Mycoplasma proteins contain an N-terminal fusion to an unknown domain) → MIKEEEVKHIAELARIGLSDEKIGKISKEFLEILNFVEKLKGADVDGVEEADHSIKVANVMREDLAIDVCGIKETNSEKLLKEAGEREGDYVKVKSIFPAIGWSAFGG
- the gatA gene encoding Asp-tRNA(Asn)/Glu-tRNA(Gln) amidotransferase GatCAB subunit A (allows the formation of correctly charged Asn-tRNA(Asn) or Gln-tRNA(Gln) through the transamidation of misacylated Asp-tRNA(Asn) or Glu-tRNA(Gln) in organisms which lack either or both of asparaginyl-tRNA or glutaminyl-tRNA synthetases; reaction takes place in the presence of glutamine and ATP through an activated phospho-Asp-tRNA(Asn) or phospho-Glu-tRNA), coding for MDLKELTISKINKGLLDKEFSCREICQAYLGRIKERNKDVFAFLSVDEDGALLQAKKVDDLIRDGKEISLLSGIPLAIKDNILVEGMKCTAGSKILKNYKAPYDATTVKKLKKQEVIILGKTNCDEFAMGSSTENSAFGITKNPCDLERVPGGSSGGSAAAVADDMCVCSLGSDTGGSIRQPASFCGIVGLKPTYGAVSRYGLMAYASSLDQIGPMAKTIEDAKIIFEAIKGRDKMDSTSVELNPKLNPKSKIQNLRLGIPKEYFVKGMDVEVEKVVKNAIESYKKMGAEIKEISLPHTEYALPVYYIIATSEASSNLARYDGIRFGKEDSKDGSLLEHYLRIRGDGFGEEVKRRIMLGTYSLSSGYYDAYYLRAQKVRTLIRQDFEKAFNEVDFILTPVSPTTAFKIGEKIEDPLSMYLSDISTVSVNLAGLPALSFPCGEVNGLPVGLQIIGKPFEENNILDLAQRYTL